A portion of the Oxynema aestuarii AP17 genome contains these proteins:
- the acs gene encoding acetate--CoA ligase, with translation MSPNTIESVLQEERLFSPPVSFSKNARIKTWEAYQELYEKARSDPESFWAEIAERELHWFKKWDKVLDWKPPFAQWFVGGQLNLCYNCLDRHLDGDRRDKPALIWEGEPGDCRIITYAQLHREVCEMANALKHLGVRKGDRVGIYLPMIPEAAIAMLACARIGAPHTVVFGGFSAEALKDRLLDANAKVLITADGGWRKEDIVHLKQQVDRALADDKVPSIEHVIVVRRTGHPIHIEPGRDLWWDDLQEEASDQCPAEPMDSEDPSFILYTSGTTGKPKGVVHTTGGYNLYTHLTTQWVFDLQENDVFWCTADVGWITGHSYIVYGPLSNGATILMYEGAPRPSNPGCLWDLIEKHRVTIFYTAPTAIRLFIKMGEELPKARDLSSLRLLGTVGEPINPSAWMWYHRVIGGERCPIVDTWWQTETGGIMITPLPGVTKTKPGSATFPFPGIIADVVDLDGNPVGENQGGYLVIKYPWPSMIRTVYKNPDRYRSTYWENIPPKNGEYMYFTGDGARRDRDGYLWVMGRIDDVINVAGHRLGTMEVESALVSHPAVAEAAVVGKPSELKGEEIIAFITLEDSYTPSEELKKELKNRVVEEIGALARPEDIQFCEALPKTRSGKIVRRLLRSLAAGEEVTGDTSTLEDRSVLDRLRNV, from the coding sequence ATGTCTCCAAATACGATTGAATCCGTCTTACAAGAAGAACGTCTTTTCTCACCTCCTGTAAGTTTTTCCAAAAATGCCCGAATTAAAACCTGGGAAGCTTATCAAGAACTTTATGAAAAAGCACGAAGCGATCCGGAAAGCTTCTGGGCCGAGATCGCCGAACGAGAATTACATTGGTTTAAAAAGTGGGACAAAGTTCTCGACTGGAAGCCTCCGTTCGCGCAGTGGTTTGTCGGAGGACAGCTCAATTTGTGCTACAACTGTCTCGATCGCCATTTAGACGGCGATCGTCGGGACAAACCCGCGTTAATTTGGGAAGGAGAACCGGGAGATTGCCGGATCATCACTTACGCCCAATTACACCGCGAAGTTTGTGAGATGGCGAACGCCCTCAAACACTTGGGCGTCCGCAAAGGCGATCGGGTCGGCATTTATCTGCCCATGATTCCGGAAGCGGCGATCGCCATGCTCGCCTGCGCCCGCATCGGCGCCCCCCACACCGTCGTTTTTGGTGGATTTAGTGCCGAAGCCCTCAAAGACCGCCTCCTCGACGCCAACGCCAAAGTCCTGATTACCGCCGATGGCGGCTGGCGTAAAGAGGACATCGTCCATCTCAAACAACAAGTCGATCGAGCCCTGGCTGACGATAAAGTGCCCAGCATCGAACACGTCATCGTCGTCCGGCGAACCGGACACCCGATTCATATCGAACCGGGACGGGACTTGTGGTGGGACGACCTCCAAGAAGAAGCCTCCGACCAATGCCCCGCCGAACCGATGGACAGCGAAGACCCCTCCTTCATCCTCTACACTTCCGGAACCACGGGCAAACCGAAAGGCGTCGTCCACACCACGGGGGGCTACAACCTATACACCCACCTCACCACTCAATGGGTGTTCGACTTGCAAGAAAACGATGTTTTCTGGTGTACCGCCGATGTCGGCTGGATTACCGGACACAGCTACATTGTTTACGGTCCGCTTTCCAACGGCGCCACCATTTTGATGTACGAAGGCGCCCCGCGACCCTCGAATCCCGGCTGCTTGTGGGATTTGATCGAAAAACACCGGGTCACGATCTTTTATACCGCCCCCACGGCGATCCGCTTGTTCATCAAAATGGGGGAAGAACTGCCCAAAGCCCGCGACCTGTCGTCCTTGCGCTTGTTGGGTACCGTTGGCGAACCGATCAACCCCAGTGCTTGGATGTGGTATCACCGGGTCATCGGCGGCGAACGCTGTCCGATTGTCGATACCTGGTGGCAAACGGAAACCGGGGGGATTATGATTACTCCCTTACCCGGGGTGACCAAAACGAAACCGGGTTCGGCGACGTTCCCCTTCCCCGGTATTATTGCCGATGTCGTCGATTTGGACGGCAACCCGGTCGGCGAGAATCAAGGGGGCTATTTGGTCATCAAATATCCGTGGCCGAGTATGATTCGCACGGTATATAAAAATCCCGACCGTTACCGCAGTACGTATTGGGAAAACATTCCTCCAAAAAATGGTGAGTATATGTATTTTACTGGAGATGGCGCACGCCGCGATCGCGATGGTTACTTGTGGGTGATGGGTCGGATCGACGACGTGATTAACGTTGCCGGACACCGCCTCGGAACGATGGAGGTCGAGTCGGCGTTAGTTTCTCACCCCGCCGTCGCGGAAGCGGCAGTCGTCGGCAAACCCAGCGAACTGAAAGGCGAAGAAATTATCGCGTTTATTACCTTAGAAGACAGTTACACCCCCTCGGAAGAACTCAAAAAAGAACTGAAAAATCGCGTCGTCGAAGAAATTGGCGCCCTCGCCCGTCCGGAAGATATTCAGTTCTGCGAGGCATTACCGAAGACGCGATCGGGTAAAATTGTCCGGCGTTTACTGCGATCGCTGGCCGCCGGAGAAGAGGTCACTGGCGATACTTCGACCCTCGAAGACCGCAGCGTCCTCGATCGATTACGTAATGTATAG
- a CDS encoding ATP adenylyltransferase family protein: MDRRKRAIALFVAASPVAMSENSPKVHDALRLEPGRLWTRVTEQTAIALDRGALQSIPTDCEIVEENGIPFLVRILQNLARKEAAKRKQQRKSEKTGKSFNPFLPYDRDLFVADLSETHLCLLNKFNVVDHHLLVVTREFEDQQELLTRRDFEAIGACLTEFPSLAFYNGGRVAGASQPHKHLQLVPLPLTPDSFSALPIAEAIARAKYDGEIGTVADFPFVHAVGKLDPDWGKSPGEGAVEALQLYRKLLRAIGLEVEGSTGERQSGPYNWLATRDWMFVIGRSHECFESISVNSLGFAGALLVRNAEQLARLKALGPMQVLAAVGRAPLS, encoded by the coding sequence TTGGATCGGCGCAAACGCGCGATCGCCCTTTTTGTTGCTGCTTCCCCTGTCGCCATGTCGGAGAATTCCCCCAAAGTACACGACGCTTTGCGCCTCGAACCCGGTCGCTTGTGGACTCGCGTCACCGAACAAACCGCGATCGCCCTCGACCGTGGCGCCTTGCAATCGATTCCCACCGATTGTGAAATCGTCGAGGAAAACGGCATTCCTTTCCTGGTGCGTATTCTCCAAAATCTCGCGCGCAAAGAAGCCGCCAAACGAAAGCAGCAGCGAAAAAGTGAAAAAACTGGAAAATCTTTCAACCCCTTTTTACCTTACGATCGCGATTTATTTGTCGCCGACCTCTCCGAAACCCACCTGTGTCTGCTCAATAAATTTAACGTCGTAGACCATCACCTGCTCGTCGTCACCCGCGAGTTTGAAGACCAACAAGAGTTACTCACTCGGCGAGATTTCGAGGCGATCGGAGCCTGTCTCACCGAGTTTCCCAGCTTGGCTTTCTACAATGGCGGTCGAGTCGCGGGAGCCAGCCAACCCCACAAACATTTGCAGTTAGTTCCCCTGCCTTTAACTCCAGACTCCTTCAGCGCCCTCCCGATCGCCGAGGCGATCGCCCGCGCCAAGTATGACGGCGAAATCGGCACCGTTGCTGACTTTCCCTTCGTTCACGCCGTCGGCAAACTCGATCCCGACTGGGGCAAATCTCCCGGGGAAGGGGCGGTCGAAGCCTTGCAACTGTATCGCAAATTGTTGCGAGCGATCGGCCTTGAAGTCGAGGGAAGCACAGGAGAACGCCAATCCGGACCGTATAACTGGTTGGCAACCCGAGACTGGATGTTCGTCATCGGGCGATCGCACGAATGTTTCGAGTCCATTTCCGTCAACTCCCTCGGATTTGCCGGGGCCTTACTGGTTCGCAACGCCGAACAACTCGCCCGACTTAAAGCCCTCGGCCCGATGCAAGTTCTCGCCGCCGTGGGACGGGCGCCCCTTTCTTAA
- a CDS encoding trifunctional serine/threonine-protein kinase/ATP-binding protein/sensor histidine kinase, with translation MNEIAGYILTEKIYESQHTRVYRGVQPKQNRSVIIKVPTQDYPSLNEISRFKNQYTIAKNLEIAGVVKPLDLIPYQNSFALILEDFGAISLKEYLNGSCLPVGQFLRIALELSQIVQQLGDRDIVHKDIKPDNILINPQTGEVKLSDFSISARLPKDTHSLKTAGQLQGTLNYIAPEQTGRINRGIDRRTDLYSLGVTFYEMTTGQVPFKINDPVELVYCHLAREARSPDRLNRKLPPILAQIILKLMAKNPEDRYQSARGLSRDLKTCSSQFQSSGTIDSFSLGCDDRARHFQLPEKLYGRDLEIIQLTNAFRRILPPSTPETPEKTGDRAIGDYKQMVLVSGTSGTGKSALISEMQSPILRQRGYFITGKFDQFQHDIPFAPILDAFRQILRLILTENSEKIEKWKRRLMRSLGINASAIVSVIPELELLLGKIDPVVEEIGAVEAENRFNFAFHNFIRSFSDSDRPIVLFLDDLQWVDAASLKLIERLMSDEDIGYLLIVGAYRSNEVDPLHPLMLTVDRIEKQGGAIDRIHLQPIGKSDLYLFVADALKSSLKETAELSELIYEKTGGNPFFASQLLISLASEGLFTYDPDRDCWNYDLFAIETQELTDDVVEFTSKKLAKLPHQTRELLTLAACIGNTFNLETLAIVSQHSPSKVAADLSPALEASSIVALDETYHVFEETNLSDRLAYNSTAIAASNPESARDRFPNYQFFHDRVQQAAYLFLSHAEKATNHYKIGQLLLANISEESREEKLFEIVNHLNMAIAAIVNPAERQHLAELNLEAGRKVKLATAYETAVRYFETAIDCLDDRRWSDRHSFTLELYLELLEAQYLSTDFDAASQTAEYLLERSLDLRDRVRVYELQIQMNIAQLKLLEAVQTGLHVLQLLDIDLITTPPKEQAIETLIDLPEMTDPDKLAAMRILRTIFSPAYVAKPELLPIVIFTMVHLSLTFGNCPLSAYAYAVYALILCGPIADIKMGYRYGKLALKVLQRFNAKPLNCQVINLFNAFVRPWKKHARDTLQDLEFALQSGLETGDIEYVGHSAINYTINSWFSGMDLEGFAHKTGEFISLTRKLKQEYAMESQQVFHQLSLNLLGQSPDPCELRGEILDESKAIPHAIARNNATTLFFIYLSKTILYYLFNQDNRAVAAATEARKYIDSVPASMTVGEHYFYESLALLACASLSPSPLENEVKAQLNTNVEKLQFWAKHAPDNYQHKADLIAAELARVSGKIAEAMELYDRAIAEARDSDYIQEEAIASERAGLFYLELGRVKIARLYLTDAYYGYARWGAVAKVNDLDERYSQLLLKNRGTVSTDVFDTTETISIVTTNTSTSLNTSETSVLDWTTVMRTALFLSEELVLENLIDNIMEAILETTGAQKGILILEKDRRLTVEAVKILGMESDRLLSGSIPLEQCDYLSPGIVRYVERTGETLVLNDARHEEICTGDPYVMRVKPRSLLCAPIVHKGKVLGIIYLENNLSPGVFTAQRLEVLQLLCSQAAISLENALLYQDLERSLHELQQTQLQLVHSEKMSSLGQLIAGVAHEINNPVGFVSGNLTHAIAYVNDVLTHLQLYRQFYPEAVADIQEHAEEIDLDYAIEDLPELLSSMKLGTDRIREIVKSLKNFSRKETDRKMAADLREGLDSTLLILSNRIKAKGSKPEIKIIKEYGEIPLVECFIGQLNQVFMNLLANAIDSLEDKLERLRLEGRSFVPEIRIQLSPIAANEVRVTIADNGAGMSETVRSQLFKTFFTTKPQGKGTGLGLSISHQIVVEKHGGRIECRSTLGEGTEFAIALPVKAVS, from the coding sequence ATGAATGAAATTGCCGGATATATTTTAACGGAAAAAATTTACGAGAGCCAGCATACCCGAGTTTATCGAGGAGTACAACCCAAACAGAATCGTTCGGTCATCATCAAAGTTCCCACCCAAGATTATCCCAGTCTCAACGAAATTTCTCGCTTTAAAAATCAATACACGATCGCCAAAAACTTAGAAATTGCCGGAGTCGTCAAACCCCTGGATTTAATCCCGTATCAAAATAGTTTTGCCTTAATCCTCGAAGACTTTGGCGCCATTTCTTTAAAAGAATATCTTAACGGCTCCTGCCTTCCCGTCGGACAATTTTTAAGGATTGCTCTGGAACTGAGTCAAATTGTACAACAGCTCGGCGATCGCGATATCGTTCACAAAGATATCAAACCGGATAATATCCTCATCAATCCGCAAACAGGAGAAGTTAAACTCAGCGATTTTAGTATTTCCGCACGCCTCCCGAAAGATACCCATTCTCTCAAAACCGCCGGACAATTACAAGGGACGTTAAATTATATTGCTCCCGAACAAACGGGTCGCATCAATCGCGGGATCGACCGTCGAACCGATCTGTATTCTCTCGGGGTAACTTTTTATGAAATGACCACCGGACAAGTCCCTTTTAAAATTAACGATCCCGTCGAATTAGTTTACTGTCATCTCGCGAGAGAAGCGCGATCGCCCGATCGCCTCAACCGCAAATTGCCCCCGATTTTAGCACAGATTATTTTAAAATTAATGGCAAAAAACCCCGAAGACCGCTATCAAAGTGCGCGGGGATTATCTCGGGATCTCAAAACTTGTTCGAGCCAATTTCAAAGCTCTGGAACGATTGATAGTTTTTCCCTCGGTTGTGACGATCGCGCCCGACATTTTCAACTTCCAGAAAAACTCTACGGTCGGGATTTGGAAATTATCCAGTTAACGAATGCCTTTCGCCGGATTTTGCCTCCTTCAACCCCAGAAACGCCCGAAAAAACAGGCGATCGCGCGATCGGCGATTACAAGCAAATGGTGTTGGTTAGTGGTACGTCGGGGACGGGTAAATCGGCACTGATTTCGGAAATGCAAAGTCCTATTCTTCGCCAACGGGGTTATTTTATTACCGGAAAATTCGACCAATTTCAACATGACATTCCCTTCGCTCCGATCCTCGACGCATTTCGCCAGATCTTGCGTCTTATTTTAACAGAAAACAGCGAAAAAATCGAAAAATGGAAGCGCCGACTGATGCGATCTTTAGGAATTAATGCCAGTGCGATCGTGTCGGTCATTCCTGAATTAGAATTACTCCTCGGCAAAATCGATCCCGTCGTCGAAGAAATCGGCGCCGTCGAAGCCGAAAATCGCTTTAACTTTGCCTTTCATAACTTTATCCGTAGCTTCAGCGATAGCGATCGCCCGATTGTCTTATTCCTCGATGACTTGCAGTGGGTCGATGCGGCGTCTTTAAAGTTAATCGAACGGCTGATGTCCGATGAAGATATCGGCTATCTTTTAATTGTAGGAGCCTATCGCAGCAATGAAGTCGATCCTCTCCATCCGTTAATGTTAACTGTCGATCGCATTGAAAAACAAGGAGGGGCGATCGACCGAATTCATTTGCAACCAATTGGTAAAAGTGACCTCTATCTTTTCGTTGCCGACGCCCTCAAATCCTCCCTTAAAGAAACGGCAGAACTCAGCGAACTAATTTATGAAAAAACAGGAGGAAACCCCTTTTTTGCCAGTCAGTTACTCATTTCTTTGGCCTCTGAAGGGCTATTTACTTACGACCCCGATCGCGACTGCTGGAATTACGACTTATTTGCGATTGAAACGCAAGAGTTAACCGACGATGTCGTCGAATTTACCAGCAAAAAATTAGCCAAACTCCCCCATCAAACCCGGGAACTGTTGACTTTAGCCGCTTGTATCGGCAACACCTTTAATCTCGAAACCTTGGCGATCGTTTCCCAACATTCTCCCAGCAAAGTTGCGGCAGATTTATCCCCCGCTTTAGAAGCGAGTTCGATCGTCGCTCTCGACGAGACCTATCACGTTTTTGAAGAAACAAATCTATCGGATAGATTAGCATACAATTCGACGGCGATCGCTGCGAGCAATCCCGAATCTGCTCGCGATCGCTTCCCTAATTATCAATTTTTTCACGACCGCGTCCAACAAGCTGCCTATTTATTTTTAAGTCATGCAGAAAAAGCCACCAATCACTACAAAATCGGTCAATTACTATTAGCCAATATCTCGGAAGAAAGCCGAGAAGAAAAGTTATTTGAAATTGTCAACCATCTGAATATGGCGATCGCGGCGATCGTCAATCCCGCCGAACGACAACATCTCGCCGAACTCAATCTAGAAGCGGGACGAAAAGTTAAATTAGCAACCGCTTACGAAACCGCAGTTCGCTACTTTGAAACGGCGATCGACTGTCTCGACGATCGCCGTTGGAGCGATCGCCATTCGTTTACCTTAGAGCTCTATCTCGAACTGCTAGAAGCACAATATTTAAGTACGGATTTTGACGCCGCCAGTCAAACTGCCGAATATTTATTAGAGCGATCGCTCGATCTGCGCGATCGCGTTCGGGTTTACGAACTGCAAATCCAGATGAATATCGCTCAACTCAAACTCTTAGAAGCGGTACAAACAGGTTTGCACGTTCTCCAACTTCTCGATATCGATTTAATCACAACACCGCCAAAAGAACAGGCGATCGAAACCTTAATCGACCTCCCGGAAATGACCGACCCGGACAAACTCGCAGCGATGCGAATTTTAAGGACGATTTTCTCTCCCGCTTATGTCGCCAAACCGGAGTTATTGCCGATTGTCATTTTTACGATGGTTCATCTGTCTTTAACTTTCGGCAATTGTCCGCTTTCCGCCTATGCTTATGCGGTTTATGCCCTCATTTTATGCGGTCCGATCGCCGATATCAAGATGGGGTATCGCTATGGCAAACTAGCCTTAAAAGTGCTGCAACGCTTCAACGCCAAACCTCTCAATTGTCAGGTTATTAATTTATTTAATGCGTTCGTCCGACCGTGGAAAAAACACGCCCGAGATACGTTACAAGATTTAGAATTTGCCCTGCAATCGGGACTGGAAACTGGAGATATTGAATATGTCGGTCACAGTGCAATTAATTATACGATTAATAGCTGGTTTTCCGGCATGGATTTAGAAGGGTTCGCGCATAAAACAGGAGAGTTTATCAGCCTGACGCGCAAACTGAAACAAGAATATGCGATGGAGTCGCAACAAGTTTTCCATCAATTGAGTTTAAATTTACTCGGACAATCTCCGGATCCGTGCGAACTGAGGGGAGAAATCCTGGACGAATCTAAAGCCATTCCCCACGCGATCGCGCGTAACAATGCGACTACTTTATTTTTTATCTATTTATCTAAAACAATTTTATATTACTTATTCAATCAAGACAATCGCGCCGTCGCCGCCGCCACAGAAGCACGCAAATATATCGATTCGGTTCCCGCTTCCATGACCGTCGGCGAGCATTATTTTTACGAATCCCTCGCCTTACTCGCTTGCGCTTCTTTGTCTCCCTCTCCTTTAGAAAATGAGGTGAAAGCTCAACTCAATACTAACGTAGAAAAGCTTCAATTTTGGGCAAAACACGCCCCGGACAATTACCAGCATAAAGCCGATTTAATTGCCGCCGAATTAGCACGAGTTTCCGGTAAAATTGCCGAAGCAATGGAACTTTACGATCGCGCGATCGCCGAAGCCAGAGATAGCGATTACATCCAGGAAGAAGCGATCGCCTCCGAACGGGCGGGACTGTTTTATTTAGAACTAGGACGAGTAAAAATCGCCCGTCTTTATCTCACCGATGCCTACTACGGTTATGCCCGGTGGGGGGCGGTGGCAAAAGTGAACGATTTAGACGAACGTTACTCGCAATTGCTATTAAAAAATCGCGGTACGGTTTCGACTGACGTATTCGATACCACCGAAACAATTTCGATCGTAACGACGAACACCAGTACCAGTCTCAATACTTCTGAAACGTCGGTTTTAGATTGGACGACGGTGATGAGAACGGCTTTATTTTTATCGGAGGAATTAGTTCTCGAAAACCTAATCGATAACATCATGGAGGCGATTTTAGAAACGACAGGCGCCCAAAAAGGAATTTTAATTTTAGAAAAAGATCGCCGTTTAACCGTAGAAGCGGTGAAAATCTTAGGAATGGAATCCGATCGTTTACTGTCCGGTTCTATTCCCTTAGAACAGTGCGATTATCTCTCACCGGGAATCGTCCGTTATGTGGAACGAACCGGAGAAACCCTCGTCCTGAATGACGCCCGTCACGAAGAAATTTGTACCGGAGATCCTTATGTAATGCGGGTTAAACCACGATCGCTGTTGTGCGCGCCGATCGTCCATAAAGGCAAAGTTTTGGGGATTATTTATTTAGAAAACAACTTATCGCCGGGAGTGTTTACCGCCCAACGGTTGGAAGTGTTGCAATTATTGTGTTCTCAAGCGGCGATTTCTTTAGAAAATGCTCTACTCTATCAAGATTTAGAACGATCGCTACACGAATTGCAACAAACTCAATTGCAATTGGTTCACAGCGAGAAAATGTCGAGTTTGGGGCAGTTAATCGCGGGGGTAGCCCACGAAATTAACAATCCGGTGGGGTTCGTTTCCGGGAATTTAACCCACGCGATCGCCTACGTTAACGACGTATTAACCCACTTGCAACTGTATCGCCAATTTTATCCCGAAGCCGTGGCGGACATTCAAGAACACGCGGAAGAAATCGATCTCGACTACGCGATCGAAGATTTGCCAGAATTACTTTCTTCAATGAAGCTAGGCACGGATCGCATCCGCGAAATTGTCAAATCCTTAAAGAATTTTTCGCGCAAAGAAACCGATCGCAAAATGGCGGCGGACTTGCGCGAAGGACTCGACAGCACTTTATTAATTCTCTCGAATCGGATTAAGGCTAAAGGATCGAAGCCGGAAATTAAAATTATCAAAGAATATGGGGAAATTCCTTTAGTGGAATGTTTCATCGGGCAGCTCAATCAAGTGTTTATGAATCTACTCGCCAACGCGATCGATTCTTTAGAAGATAAACTAGAACGATTGAGATTAGAAGGGCGTTCCTTCGTGCCAGAAATTCGCATTCAACTCAGCCCGATCGCCGCAAATGAGGTACGAGTGACGATCGCGGATAATGGCGCCGGAATGAGTGAAACTGTGCGATCGCAGTTATTTAAAACCTTTTTTACGACGAAACCCCAAGGGAAAGGAACCGGGTTGGGGTTGTCGATTTCCCATCAAATTGTGGTCGAAAAACACGGCGGTCGGATCGAATGTCGTTCGACTCTGGGTGAAGGAACCGAATTTGCGATCGCCTTACCCGTCAAAGCGGTGAGTTAA